A portion of the Phycodurus eques isolate BA_2022a chromosome 3, UOR_Pequ_1.1, whole genome shotgun sequence genome contains these proteins:
- the vgll4l gene encoding vestigial like 4 like codes for MAVANFHYITRMSSGFKVYILEGQPHQRSEDRFRHMTNERTRTPTVYPKRKRSHERCLTLEERRERVMSRSNGKAAQKAAPVALNSPQSPTSTWSPTPSSSSPLPSHVYYTPVLDEPLALIKKPRKDPESTEGKAKNAGTSQSQIRPSVITCVSSLRKPTGSSDVHQSPSSVISKCNYDHVVEEHFQRSLGANYQKSHSQQLSISVSVDDHFAKALGDKWLQIKSKSSSCSSTPPSSPSMTHSPAYMQSPHSSIKESASKSPPASSHWSIN; via the exons ATGGCTGTGGCCAACTTCCACTACATTACTCGCATGAGCAGCGGCTTCAAGGTCTACATTTTAGAGG gtCAGCCTCACCAGAGGAGCGAGGACAGATTCAGACATATGACAAACGAGCGGACCCGAACCCCAACAGTTTATCCCAAACGCAAGCGCAGCCATGAAAGATGTCTCACTTTGGAGGAAAG GCGTGAGAGGGTGATGAGCAGAAGCAATGGCAAAGCTGCGCAGAAGGCAGCACCGGTGGCGTTGAATAGCCCCCAAAGTCCCACTTCCACCTGGAGCCCAACACCCAGTTCCAGCAGCCCTCTGCCCTCTCATGTGTACTACACCCCAGTCCTGGATGAACCTCTTGCCCTCATCAAGAAACCCAGAAAGGACCCAGAGAGCACAGAAGGGAAGGCTAAAAACGCCGGCACAAGTCAGAGCCAG ATACGTCCCTCTGTGATCACTTGTGTCTCCTCATTAAGAAAGCCCACCGGGAGCTCCGATGTCCACCAGAGTCCGTCATCAG TCATCTCCAAATGCAACTACGACCACGTGGTTGAGGAGCATTTCCAGAGGAGCCTGGGAGCAAATTACCAGAAAAGTCACTCCCAGCAGCTCTCCATCAGCGTGTCGGTCGATGACCATTTCGCCAAGGCCTTGGGAGATAAGTGGCTGCAGATTAAGTCCAAGTCGTCCTCCTGCTCATCCACACCCCCCAGCAGTCCGAGCATGACTCACTCCCCGGCCTACATGCAAAGCCCACATTCGTCCATTAAAGAATCCGCAAGCAAATCGCCGCCGGCCTCCAGCCACTGGTCAATTAACTGA